A stretch of DNA from Brevibacillus ruminantium:
TCTGAACTTTTGCCTACAGCCCAAAACTTGCCCATTCCGTACGTTACAGCATTAAACCCAGAAACCTCCGCAGGCAACGACCTGTCAAACCAGTTCGTTCCGTCTACAGAATCGTAAATCGCTCCTCCGCTGTCTCCAACCGCGACGATATTTGTCCCATTAGTGGCAATAGACACCAATTTCTTCATGTTGGGCCCAGATCGCTCAATCCAATTGTTTCTATCGAGCTGATCTAAGCCATCATTGAGGGTATAAATTTTTCCGACCCCATCTAGTTGACCTATAGCAACCCACATTGACTGATAATGCAGAGATTGATTTACAACCACTTCCAGTGGGCGTGACGCCTTCGTCCAGTTTGTGCCGTTTGAGGACGTGCCATAGTCCCCGTTTCCAGCAAACAACAACCATGTACCATTGTGATACGCGATTTTATTATTCGTTGCTGTACCAAAACCAGGGTTTACGGGAGTCCAGGTTGAAGCTGATGCACGCGAAACAAAAAAATTCAAATTCATAGACGAAATCACTAAAATAAGTGCGACCAAAATCTTTGCAGCAATTCCGGATTTACCGAATATTCCGTTCATAATACCCCCCTTGGCAGGAAAATTTTATTACCAAATGAAGTTTCAGGTACGACATGAAAAACCACAGAATTTTACTTTTCGACAAAATCAGATATATGTTCCTTTTTAAATAGGTACATGTTACTGTAAAACTAGTAATATGTCATCTGATCTCTCCTTTCCTCTCATCTACGAACAACACCGTTTTGTTACCACCTTCTTGAAACGGCAGTTTATGCCATTACCGATTTCCCCTCACCTTTGTGCGTTCTCCCTGGCAGAAATTGATATTTGATAGCTCTATCATATTACCAATCAATATATCATTTCAATTTTTATCTACCAAAAAATTCATTTATCGATATTTTTCGGAAAACCCTCGTATACAAATAATTGACCAGTCTGAAAGGAAGAAGCAATGATTCAAAAACGAGCAGTGACAGAAACGGACGAAGTCTTTTTGTTTCAGCTTTATTCGAGCACCCGCTTGGACGAGCTTGCAGCCTGGGGGTGGGATGAGGTGATGCAACAGCAATTCTTGCAGTTACAGTGGCGGGCACAGAAGCATTCCTATGCGATGCAATACCCTGATGCCGAGCATATTTTGCTTTGTTATCAAAATATTCCGATTGGAAGAATTATTGTTGCACGCAGCGATACGGCTGTCATACTCGTGGACATCACGATTCTGCCTGACTATCGCGGCATGGGCATTGGCACCACGCTTATTCGGGAACTTCAGAATGAAGCAGCAGCCTCATTGCATCCACTTCTTCTTAGCGTATTGCCGACCAACCGTGCGATGCAGTTGTATGAACGTCTCGGCTTTCGCGCAATCGGCAGCTTAGGGCTCCATATCAGCATGGAATGGACTCCAACACCATCTGGTGAAGGAACCTTCTAAATAAATATCAAGAGGTGACCCCAATGAGTGAATCCTACCTGGGAGAAATTCGCATGTTTGCGGGCAATTATGCACCACAGGGCTGGGCACTATGCAATGGTCAATTGCTGAACATCAGCGAGTATGAAGCATTGTATGCACTGCTTAGCACAACGTATGGCGGCGACGGAAAAACAACGTTTGCCTTGCCTGATTTGCGCGGGAGAATTGCCATTCATCCAAGCACTTCCTACCCTCTGGCTTCAAAAAATGGAACGGAAACCGTTACTTTGGTTTCCAATCAATTACCTCAGCACACCCATATCGCAAATGCAACCTCTACTTTAGAAACCGGTCATACTCCGGCCAACTCCATCTGGGGGAAAAACCTAATGATGGCCTACTCTACTGGAGCTACGACCAACATGTCCGGTCAACTCCTCGCACCGGTCGGAAGCGGCCAGCCGCACGACAACATGATGCCCACCACCACGATCTCATTTATCATTTCAATATACGGATACTATCCACCCCAACAATAGGCGCCAACGATCCATAAATTAAAAGGAGGTTTTTAACAATGTCTGAACCGTTTTTGGGCGAAATTCGTCTGTTTGCCAATCATTATGCGCCAAGGGGATGGATGTTTTGTGAAGGGCAGATCCTGCAAACCACGCAGTATCAGGCACTCTATTCCTTGTTGGGGAATGTTTACGGAGGAAATGGTGTTACTACCTTTGCTTTGCCTGATTACCGTGGCCGCGTGCCGATTCACGTGAGCCCTTCCTTTCCGCGGGGTACATCTGCTGGCGAGGCCAACCATACCTTGACGATAAATGAAATGCCTCAGCACACACATCAAGTATCTGCTTCTTCAAACGCAGCTACGTCCCCTTCACCGCTCAACAATGCCTGGGCTGCAGCGGAAAACATATATGGCCCGGCAGCAACCATGGTCCAAATGAATCAAAGTGCAATTGGCACAGCTGGCGGCAGCCAACCTCATAACAACATGCAGCCGTATCTGGTGCTGAACTATGCAATTGCAATTCAAGGGATCTACCCAAGCAGAAATTAAAAAAGGAGGGTATACATATGGCAGACGCATATCTTGGTGAAATCCGCATTTTTGCAGGAAACTTCGCGCCTAAAGGGTGGGCGCTTTGCGATGGTCAATTGCTGCATATCCAGCAATACACAGCGCTTTACTCCATTATTAACACACAATATGGCGGGGACGGCAAAACGACCTTTGCCTTGCCGAATCTGATGGGCAGTGCTACCATGCATCAAGGGCAAGGACAAGGCTTGACCCCGCGTACAGTTGGCAGCAAAGTAGGGAGCTCAACTGTGACGCTTACTAGCACACAAATCCCTGCACACACACATATACCACAAGCAGTTATTGGTGAAGGCAATTCGA
This window harbors:
- a CDS encoding GNAT family N-acetyltransferase, with the protein product MIQKRAVTETDEVFLFQLYSSTRLDELAAWGWDEVMQQQFLQLQWRAQKHSYAMQYPDAEHILLCYQNIPIGRIIVARSDTAVILVDITILPDYRGMGIGTTLIRELQNEAAASLHPLLLSVLPTNRAMQLYERLGFRAIGSLGLHISMEWTPTPSGEGTF
- a CDS encoding phage tail protein gives rise to the protein MSESYLGEIRMFAGNYAPQGWALCNGQLLNISEYEALYALLSTTYGGDGKTTFALPDLRGRIAIHPSTSYPLASKNGTETVTLVSNQLPQHTHIANATSTLETGHTPANSIWGKNLMMAYSTGATTNMSGQLLAPVGSGQPHDNMMPTTTISFIISIYGYYPPQQ
- a CDS encoding phage tail protein — encoded protein: MSEPFLGEIRLFANHYAPRGWMFCEGQILQTTQYQALYSLLGNVYGGNGVTTFALPDYRGRVPIHVSPSFPRGTSAGEANHTLTINEMPQHTHQVSASSNAATSPSPLNNAWAAAENIYGPAATMVQMNQSAIGTAGGSQPHNNMQPYLVLNYAIAIQGIYPSRN
- a CDS encoding phage tail protein; the encoded protein is MADAYLGEIRIFAGNFAPKGWALCDGQLLHIQQYTALYSIINTQYGGDGKTTFALPNLMGSATMHQGQGQGLTPRTVGSKVGSSTVTLTSTQIPAHTHIPQAVIGEGNSSDPTGRNWATPPQPDPFSDAPNLYDPTPNVQMSPVALNVTGGSQPHNNLQPFIAQNFIICLDGEYPSKG